A DNA window from Castanea sativa cultivar Marrone di Chiusa Pesio chromosome 7, ASM4071231v1 contains the following coding sequences:
- the LOC142642854 gene encoding uncharacterized protein LOC142642854 yields MKYNEISHFSHLQHTLKFEYTEFPFKCDGCKEVGIGSRYRCATCDFDLHMHCALPSSSITHPFYTKCSFQFLSRPPGDMPRFCNACEKDVTGFVYHCKSCGFDLHPCCAKLPMMLDDGDVKLYLYKKVSAACHKCGRKGRSWSYRSTCKKYNLHVACVREMLMESWHDIYVGRGKGRRLETRIPSLKNTLHTHHKKSKGKVQKCCEIAGLAVQFVISAMLGDPTTLIAGVIGSLMSRA; encoded by the coding sequence atgaaatataatgaaatttccCACTTCAGCCACCTCCAACACACACTCAAATTTGAGTACACAGAATTTCCATTCAAGTGTGATGGTTGCAAAGAAGTAGGCATTGGCTCACGCTATAGATGTGCCACATGTGACTTTGACCTCCACATGCATTGTGCACTCCCTTCCTCTTCAATCACCCATCCTTTCTACACAAAATGTTCCTTCCAGTTCCTCTCACGCCCGCCTGGTGATATGCCGCGCTTTTGCAATGCTTGCGAAAAGGATGTCACGGGGTTCGTGTACCATTGCAAGTCATGCGGGTTTGATCTCCACCCATGTTGTGCTAAGCTCCCTATGATGCTTGATGATGGGGATGTCAAGCTGTATTTGTACAAGAAAGTGAGTGCAGCTTGCCACAAGTGtggaagaaaaggaagaagctGGAGTTATAGGTCTACATGCAAGAAATACAATTTGCATGTGGCTTGTGTGAGGGAGATGCTTATGGAAAGTTGGCATGATATATATGTTGGAAGAGGAAAAGGTAGGAGATTGGAAACAAGAATTCCTAGCCTTAAAAATACACTTCACACCCACCACAAAAAGAGCAAGGGTAAAGTGCAAAAGTGTTGTGAGATAGCTGGATTGGCTGTGCAATTTGTCATATCAGCTATGCTAGGAGATCCCACCACTCTGATTGCTGGAGTTATAGGGTCCTTGATGTCACGAGCTTGA